Part of the Listeria innocua genome is shown below.
AAATCATAACCAAATAGATGTAGCAAACTATAAAGCATTGCCGAACCGTGACCAGCTGACAAAACGAAGCGATCGCGGTTAAACCAAGTTGGATGTTCTGGGTTGAATTTTAAATGATTTTTCCAAAGCGAGAAAGCCATTGGTGCGGCTCCCATCGGCAAACCGGGATGTCCGGAGTTCGCTTTTTCAATCATATCCATTGATAATACGCGAATCGAGTTAACCATTTGTTCATCAATTCTGCTCATATTAATTGCCTTCTTTCTGACTAAACGCTTCCCAATCTTTTAAAAATCCTTCAATACCTTTATCAGTCAAAGGATGAGACCAAAGTTTCGGGAAAAGGCTTCCTGGGATAGTCGCGATATGTGCTCCGGCTTCAGCAGCTTCTTCTAAATGCCCGATATGGCGGATGCTTGCGGAAATGATTTCTGCTTTTAGACCATAATTATCAAGCACTTTTTTCAAGTTTTTAATTAAAATCATTCCGTCTGTACCAATATCATCTAGTCTTCCTAAGAACGGGCTAATATAAGTCGCGCCAGCTTTTGCAGCCATTAATCCTTGGGAAACAGTGAAAATAAGCGTAACATTTGTTTTAATGCCTTCAGCTGTGAGGGTATGGACTGCTTTTAAACCTTCTTCCGTCATAGGAATTTTTACTACTACATTTGGCGCCCATTTTGCTAGAATTCGAGCTTCTTCTACCATTTTGTCTGCTTCGAGGCCGATAACTTCTGCGCTAACTGGGCCGTCTACGATAGAACAAATTTCTTTAATTACTTCTTCAAATGGTCGACCTTCTTTAGCGATGATGGTTGGGTTGGTTGTCACACCGTCCACTAAACCTAGTTCGCTAATTCGTTTTATTTCCGATACGCTTGCTGTGTCCAAGAAAAATTTCATTATTTACTCGCTCCATTCTCTCAGCTGAACTTTAAAGCTGAATACTTTATTTAATCGTATAACCGCCGTCGATAATAAGATTTTCACCAGTAATAAGGCTCGCTGCGTCACTTACTAAAAAGAGGGCACATGCGGCAACTTCTTCTGGATAACCAAATCTACCGGCTGGAATTAATTTTTTCATGTCTTCGCCGACTTGACCTGCCCAAGCTTTTTTGCCTAGTTCCGTCAAGATAACGGTTGGGGAAATCGCATTAACATTAATGTTGTAAGGCGCCCATTCCATTGCTAGCACTTGAGTCATTGAAACAATCGCAGCTTTACTAGCACAGTAGGCAACGTGTTTATCAAGTGCGATGACAGAAGCTTGAGAGGCCATATTAACGATTTTACCGCCGCCAGTTGCAATCATTTCGCGACCGATAATTTGCGCCATTAGGAACGAACCTTTTAAGTTCAGTTCCATTGTTTTATCCCAGTATTCTTCTGGTAAGTCTTCTGCTTTTTCGAGAAGTGCGACACCAGCTGAATTGGCCAAAATATCGATTTTTGGATAGACTTTTTTGATTTCGGCAACGACTTTTTCGATGTTTTCTTTCTTAGTAATATCGACTTGAAGTGCGAGCGTTCTTGATGGGTTGATTTTTGCTGCGACATCTTTTACATCTTCTTTAATATCAAGCAAGACAACATAAGCTCCTTTTTCGGAAAAAAGCTCTGCCATTGCTTTACCAATCCCGCTTGCTGCCCCAGTTACCACGGCTACTTTGTCTGTAATGTTAAAATCTTTATCAAAACCTTTAAAAGTCATTTTTCATTACCTCCAATAAATTTTTTTATCTATTTTTTTGGTCGATTTCTTCCATTAAATCTACTTTTGCTTGGGAACGTCCACCTGAAAAGTGGCTATCCAGCCATGTGTCAAGCAGCGAAACGGCAAGGGATGGCCCGATTACAAGAGCGCCCATGGTCATAATATGTGCATCGTTACTTTTTCTTGCACGTTCTGCTGAATATGAATCATGAATTTGTGCTGCGCGAATGCCGTGAATTTTGTTTGCTGTAATGGCCATTCCAATACCTGTACCGCAAATGAGGATCCCCCGGTCATAATCGTTGTTTTTTACTTCTAGTGCTACTTTTTCGGCGATACTTGGATAAAGTACTTTTTCATTTTCAAAACTGCCGAAATCAGTAAAATCAATATTTTTCTCCTTTAAACGTGTGATGAGGGTTTGTTTTAGTTCGAAACCCATTTCGTCACAACCAATTGCGATTTTCATACTAACTCATCCTTTCGTTTTGCTAACAATAGAAACAATGTCGGCAAAATTTTGCGGTTTATGGCCAAATCTTCCGACGAATAAACCATCGACATTTTTTTGACGGACAATTTCTGCGGCGTTTTCTTTGCTGACCGAGCCGCCGTAAATAATTCTTACGAGCGTTTCATCACCGCCTAGTTCGCGAATAATTTCGCGCAAAGCTTGATGAGCGCTTTCGATGTAGTTTGTCTCAGCTGAAGATGCCTTTCCAATTGCCCATTCCGGTTCATAAGCCAGAACAACATTTTCCCACTGTGCTAAATTAATTGTCTGAAACAGCGCCTCGATTTGTTTTTTTAGCGCTTTTTTTAATTTATTTGTATCATTCGCATGGATTTCTTCACCCACACAGACAACCGGAGTGATTTTTTCATCCAATGCGAGTTTAATCTTCTTAGCTATCTCACTTGTTTTTTCATGAAAAAGGTTTTTGCGTTCTGCGTGACCAATTTCGACATAGTTCGCGTTTAGATCAATGATAGATTCTACCGAAAATTCACCAGTTAGCGGGCCGGATTTCTCCGGCGCCATATTTTGTGGACCAAAGCCAAATGATGTCCCCGCTAAAAGGTTGGCGGTCGTTTCGAGTGTGCCCATAGAAGGAAAGATAAACGTATCCACATCAGAAAAATTTTCAAGAA
Proteins encoded:
- the rpiB gene encoding ribose 5-phosphate isomerase B, with product MKIAIGCDEMGFELKQTLITRLKEKNIDFTDFGSFENEKVLYPSIAEKVALEVKNNDYDRGILICGTGIGMAITANKIHGIRAAQIHDSYSAERARKSNDAHIMTMGALVIGPSLAVSLLDTWLDSHFSGGRSQAKVDLMEEIDQKNR
- a CDS encoding SDR family oxidoreductase; the encoded protein is MTFKGFDKDFNITDKVAVVTGAASGIGKAMAELFSEKGAYVVLLDIKEDVKDVAAKINPSRTLALQVDITKKENIEKVVAEIKKVYPKIDILANSAGVALLEKAEDLPEEYWDKTMELNLKGSFLMAQIIGREMIATGGGKIVNMASQASVIALDKHVAYCASKAAIVSMTQVLAMEWAPYNINVNAISPTVILTELGKKAWAGQVGEDMKKLIPAGRFGYPEEVAACALFLVSDAASLITGENLIIDGGYTIK
- a CDS encoding triose-phosphate isomerase, yielding MRKPLVGINMKNYINTRAQTSEWLEATIPLLENFSDVDTFIFPSMGTLETTANLLAGTSFGFGPQNMAPEKSGPLTGEFSVESIIDLNANYVEIGHAERKNLFHEKTSEIAKKIKLALDEKITPVVCVGEEIHANDTNKLKKALKKQIEALFQTINLAQWENVVLAYEPEWAIGKASSAETNYIESAHQALREIIRELGGDETLVRIIYGGSVSKENAAEIVRQKNVDGLFVGRFGHKPQNFADIVSIVSKTKG
- the fsa gene encoding fructose-6-phosphate aldolase, with translation MKFFLDTASVSEIKRISELGLVDGVTTNPTIIAKEGRPFEEVIKEICSIVDGPVSAEVIGLEADKMVEEARILAKWAPNVVVKIPMTEEGLKAVHTLTAEGIKTNVTLIFTVSQGLMAAKAGATYISPFLGRLDDIGTDGMILIKNLKKVLDNYGLKAEIISASIRHIGHLEEAAEAGAHIATIPGSLFPKLWSHPLTDKGIEGFLKDWEAFSQKEGN